A genomic stretch from Chitinophaga lutea includes:
- a CDS encoding RagB/SusD family nutrient uptake outer membrane protein, with amino-acid sequence MTTIKHTILRYISCLAASLLLMTACSKVDEQEPFVNIDPAQIFNSPQRIESAAIGMYNALQNAEFLGGRVLIYVDQRGNDVNVSTFFGNVPTFNMISNNAIAQNAWTGGYRTIFETNYFMKKLKENESVIGADAANVYYGEAKFIRALCYYYLVNLYAQTYVFTADASHPGVPLVLDAVTNGAEALSAANKIPRATVKQVYDQMLADLTDASAALPVTWNDDYFNHARATKAAADALMARIYLVMGQWANANAKADAVIGSARGFALTADLRDYFNKDNYATNKEGIFSVATNSSDNPNTNNAIGQHYSPLGRGDISVSAAYRNLANFSATDERRTQLLRTTGTTTLTYWTGKYYTTTFDSWVPVLRLGEIKLIKAEALARLSPAVADPAALATLLEIRTRSNAGALVPPATQAALVDLILTERRIELAFEGHGMIDFLRTKRNIPARPPTQAEIAWNAQLVIFPIPFVDTQQNPQLIQNPGY; translated from the coding sequence ATGACGACGATCAAACATACCATACTCCGATATATCAGCTGCCTGGCGGCGAGCCTGCTGCTGATGACGGCCTGCTCCAAGGTAGACGAGCAGGAGCCGTTCGTGAATATCGATCCTGCGCAGATCTTTAACTCGCCTCAGCGGATCGAAAGCGCCGCCATCGGGATGTACAATGCCCTGCAGAATGCGGAGTTCCTCGGCGGCCGCGTGCTGATTTATGTAGACCAGCGCGGCAACGATGTGAACGTGTCTACCTTCTTCGGTAATGTGCCCACCTTCAACATGATCTCGAATAATGCCATTGCGCAGAACGCATGGACAGGCGGCTACCGCACCATTTTCGAGACCAATTATTTCATGAAGAAACTCAAGGAAAACGAATCCGTGATCGGCGCCGATGCCGCGAACGTGTATTATGGCGAGGCGAAGTTCATTCGTGCATTGTGTTATTATTACCTCGTGAATCTATATGCGCAAACGTACGTGTTCACTGCCGATGCAAGCCACCCAGGTGTTCCGCTGGTGCTGGATGCAGTTACCAACGGCGCCGAAGCACTGTCTGCCGCGAATAAAATTCCGCGTGCGACCGTGAAGCAGGTGTACGACCAGATGCTGGCCGACCTTACCGATGCATCCGCTGCCCTGCCGGTGACCTGGAATGATGATTATTTCAATCATGCGAGGGCTACCAAAGCCGCCGCCGATGCGCTGATGGCCAGGATTTACCTGGTGATGGGGCAGTGGGCCAACGCCAATGCAAAAGCAGACGCGGTGATCGGTTCCGCCCGCGGTTTCGCGCTCACCGCCGACCTGCGGGATTATTTCAACAAGGATAATTATGCGACCAACAAGGAAGGCATTTTTTCAGTGGCCACGAACTCTTCCGACAACCCGAACACGAACAATGCCATTGGCCAGCACTACAGCCCGCTGGGCCGTGGGGATATTTCGGTGAGTGCGGCATACCGCAACCTGGCGAATTTCTCCGCTACCGACGAGCGCCGCACGCAGCTGCTGCGCACCACCGGCACTACCACGCTCACGTACTGGACCGGTAAATATTATACCACCACGTTTGATTCGTGGGTACCGGTACTGCGCCTGGGTGAAATAAAACTGATCAAAGCCGAAGCGCTCGCGCGCCTGAGCCCGGCCGTTGCAGATCCCGCCGCGCTGGCTACGCTGCTGGAAATCCGCACGCGTTCCAACGCCGGCGCACTCGTGCCGCCCGCTACGCAGGCAGCACTGGTTGACCTGATATTGACGGAAAGAAGGATCGAACTGGCGTTTGAAGGACATGGCATGATCGACTTTTTGCGGACCAAAAGGAACATCCCCGCCCGCCCGCCTACCCAGGCAGAGATCGCCTGGAACGCGCAGCTGGTAATATTCCCGATTCCTTTTGTGGACACGCAACAAAACCCACAACTGATACAAAATCCCGGATACTGA
- a CDS encoding redoxin domain-containing protein yields MRKLALWISGAALLAGCASHQEKGAFKIDVKLANAPLEKVYLEEISGQAPKVVDTTAVKDASGKVELDGMVTEQGLYRIRFESGKYILLALDAGDMSISGDYNELEKINVKGSEATSEVQQLLNQYSEKTQALSKEMQAMDSLRIAKTPDSLMAARMDAFEKKEAQYKQYFLDAALKTKHPVPAVFAINLVGFKDAEDMLSHKKELEDIIKRFPNNAMVKDMQTFLADVQKEKTTASAEGPESFIGKDAPDFTLPDPNGKNISLSSFKGKYVLVDFWASWCGPCRQENPNVVNAFMKYKDKNFTILGVSLDKTKDAWLKAIADDGLNWNHVSDLKFWESAVVPLYGITGIPTNILIDPQGKVVAANLRGRGLETKLSEVLK; encoded by the coding sequence ATGAGAAAATTAGCCCTATGGATTTCCGGCGCGGCCCTGCTGGCCGGATGTGCGAGCCACCAGGAGAAAGGAGCCTTTAAAATCGACGTCAAGCTGGCCAATGCCCCGCTTGAAAAAGTGTACCTGGAAGAAATTTCCGGCCAGGCGCCCAAAGTAGTGGATACTACCGCCGTGAAAGACGCCTCCGGGAAAGTGGAGCTCGACGGCATGGTAACGGAACAGGGTTTATACCGCATCCGCTTCGAAAGCGGCAAATACATCCTGCTGGCCCTCGATGCCGGCGACATGAGCATCAGCGGTGATTACAACGAACTGGAAAAGATCAATGTAAAGGGCTCCGAAGCAACTTCAGAAGTACAGCAACTGCTCAATCAATACAGCGAAAAAACACAGGCGCTCAGCAAAGAAATGCAGGCGATGGACAGCCTGCGCATCGCCAAAACGCCGGACAGCCTGATGGCTGCGCGCATGGACGCCTTCGAGAAAAAAGAAGCGCAATACAAACAGTATTTCCTCGACGCTGCACTGAAAACCAAACACCCCGTTCCGGCCGTGTTTGCCATTAACCTCGTAGGTTTTAAAGATGCGGAAGACATGCTCTCCCACAAAAAGGAGCTGGAAGACATCATTAAACGCTTCCCCAACAACGCCATGGTAAAGGATATGCAAACATTCCTGGCCGACGTGCAGAAAGAAAAGACCACCGCTTCCGCGGAAGGGCCGGAATCTTTCATCGGCAAGGACGCGCCTGATTTCACGCTCCCCGACCCGAACGGCAAAAACATCAGCCTCAGTTCTTTCAAAGGGAAATATGTGCTGGTGGATTTCTGGGCCAGCTGGTGCGGCCCCTGCCGCCAGGAAAACCCGAACGTGGTGAATGCTTTCATGAAATACAAAGACAAGAACTTCACCATACTGGGCGTTTCCCTCGACAAAACAAAAGACGCCTGGCTGAAAGCGATTGCGGACGACGGGCTGAACTGGAACCACGTCAGCGACCTGAAATTCTGGGAATCGGCTGTTGTACCCCTGTACGGCATCACCGGCATCCCTACCAATATTCTCATCGACCCGCAGGGTAAAGTGGTAGCCGCCAACCTGCGTGGCCGCGGCCTCGAAACCAAACTGAGCGAAGTGCTCAAATAA
- the gatB gene encoding Asp-tRNA(Asn)/Glu-tRNA(Gln) amidotransferase subunit GatB — protein sequence MSASIDYNKYEAVIGLEVHAQLLTQSKLFSSDSAAFGGQPNTHISPVTLGHPGTLPFLNRKAVELAIRLGFACHCEIERENFFARKNYFYPDLPKGYQISQHTAPICLGGYVPIFADGKTRHVQLNRIHLEEDAGKSMHDQDPDNTMVDYNRAGVPLVEIVTEPDLHHADEAYAYLTELRRLVRWLEVCDGNMEEGSMRCDANISIRLKGDTSLGTKVEVKNMNSIRNVKRAIENEIKRQIELVEAGERIVQETRSFDASNGSSFPLRSKEEANDYRYFPEPDLAPFRITEPFLDDIRSALPELPEEMVQRYMRDLQLPEYDARVICDDKPTAVYFENLINATPHHKAAANWMLGPVKSWLNEQNSSIEQFPLQPAALAGLIALIADGKVNFSIASSRILPAMMEAPGKTPLAIATDLNLIQDTDENSILPVIEAVLAKYPGKVAEFKAGKKGLIGLFVGEVMKMSAGKADPKLTNELLLKQLNS from the coding sequence ATGAGCGCAAGCATCGATTATAACAAGTATGAAGCCGTGATAGGCCTGGAAGTTCACGCCCAGCTCTTAACGCAAAGCAAGCTTTTCAGCAGCGACAGCGCTGCTTTCGGCGGTCAGCCGAACACCCACATCAGTCCCGTTACGCTGGGCCACCCCGGCACCCTGCCCTTCCTTAACCGGAAAGCGGTAGAGCTGGCCATCAGGCTGGGGTTTGCCTGCCATTGCGAGATCGAGCGCGAAAACTTCTTCGCCCGCAAAAACTACTTTTATCCCGATCTGCCCAAAGGGTACCAGATCAGCCAGCATACGGCCCCCATCTGCCTGGGCGGCTATGTGCCCATTTTTGCCGACGGCAAAACCCGCCATGTGCAGCTGAACCGCATCCACCTCGAGGAAGACGCCGGCAAATCGATGCATGACCAGGACCCGGACAATACCATGGTAGACTACAACCGGGCAGGCGTGCCGCTGGTGGAAATCGTGACCGAGCCCGATCTGCATCATGCAGACGAAGCCTACGCCTACCTGACGGAACTGCGCCGCCTCGTGCGCTGGCTGGAAGTGTGCGACGGCAACATGGAAGAAGGTTCCATGCGTTGCGACGCCAACATCTCCATCCGCCTGAAAGGCGATACCAGCCTGGGCACCAAGGTGGAAGTAAAAAACATGAACTCCATCCGCAACGTGAAACGTGCGATCGAAAACGAAATAAAACGGCAGATAGAACTGGTGGAAGCCGGCGAAAGAATCGTGCAGGAAACCCGCAGTTTCGACGCTTCCAACGGCAGCTCTTTCCCCCTCCGCTCCAAAGAAGAGGCGAACGATTACCGCTACTTCCCGGAGCCGGACCTGGCGCCGTTCCGCATCACCGAGCCGTTCCTGGACGATATCCGGTCCGCATTGCCCGAGCTGCCCGAAGAAATGGTGCAGCGCTACATGCGCGACCTGCAGCTGCCGGAATACGATGCCCGCGTGATCTGCGACGATAAACCCACCGCCGTCTATTTTGAGAACCTGATTAACGCCACCCCGCATCACAAGGCCGCGGCCAACTGGATGCTGGGCCCTGTTAAATCGTGGCTGAACGAACAGAACAGCTCCATCGAGCAGTTCCCGCTGCAGCCCGCGGCATTGGCGGGTCTCATTGCGCTGATCGCAGACGGGAAGGTGAATTTTTCCATCGCCTCCTCCCGCATCCTGCCCGCCATGATGGAAGCGCCGGGTAAAACGCCATTGGCCATTGCCACCGATCTCAACCTCATCCAGGATACGGATGAAAACAGCATATTGCCCGTGATTGAGGCCGTACTGGCCAAATACCCCGGCAAAGTGGCCGAGTTCAAAGCCGGCAAAAAAGGCCTTATCGGCCTGTTTGTGGGAGAAGTGATGAAAATGAGCGCCGGAAAAGCAGACCCGAAGCTCACCAACGAGTTACTGCTCAAACAGTTAAACAGCTAG
- a CDS encoding aldehyde dehydrogenase translates to MHAVTDTYNAQRRFFDSGATRPYAFRKAQLKQLKKVIKRHEAAILGALYADLHKHPMEAFGSEVGLLYDEIDHTLTNLRQWMRPQPVSSPLLHYPSGSKIYPEPKGLTLLIGPWNYPFQLLINPLIGAIAAGNCAILKPSEMAPQTEAVIRKVIAEAFDPAFVTVITGEGHLVIPEIMQHRFDHIFFTGSIPVGRKILEMAAPHLTPVTLELGGKSPCIVDKSADLKTAARRIIWGKCWNAGQTCIAPDYVLAHHSIVTPLLEHMKTAITQFFGDNPAESPDYARIINEKRFDQLTAYLQQGTIETGGVTDRAGKYIAPTILTNVSFDAPVMKEEIFGPVLPLIPYRETDEAVAMIAKNPYPLSLYLFSGSSKTEKTFIERVAFGGGCINNTLVHFTNAELPFGGVGYSGMGRYHGRSSFEEFTHMKGVMKTATWLDVPVKYPPFGNKIRLAKMIMK, encoded by the coding sequence ATGCATGCAGTTACTGATACTTACAATGCCCAGCGGCGTTTTTTCGACTCCGGCGCTACCCGGCCGTACGCCTTCCGCAAGGCGCAGCTCAAACAGCTGAAAAAAGTGATCAAACGCCACGAAGCGGCCATCCTGGGGGCGCTGTACGCAGATCTGCACAAACATCCCATGGAGGCCTTCGGGAGCGAAGTGGGGCTGTTATACGATGAAATCGATCATACCCTGACCAACCTCCGGCAATGGATGCGGCCGCAGCCGGTAAGTTCGCCGCTGCTGCATTATCCCTCCGGCAGCAAAATATACCCGGAGCCCAAGGGCTTGACCCTGCTGATCGGGCCCTGGAATTACCCGTTCCAGCTGTTGATCAACCCGCTGATCGGGGCTATCGCCGCCGGCAACTGCGCCATCCTCAAACCCTCTGAAATGGCGCCGCAAACGGAGGCCGTCATCCGAAAGGTGATCGCCGAAGCGTTCGACCCGGCGTTTGTAACGGTGATAACGGGCGAAGGGCACCTGGTGATCCCGGAGATCATGCAGCACCGGTTCGATCATATTTTCTTTACCGGCAGCATCCCGGTGGGCCGTAAAATCCTGGAAATGGCCGCGCCCCACCTCACCCCCGTCACCCTGGAACTGGGCGGAAAAAGCCCCTGTATCGTCGATAAATCGGCCGACCTGAAAACGGCCGCCCGCCGCATCATCTGGGGCAAATGCTGGAATGCGGGTCAGACCTGTATTGCGCCGGATTACGTGCTGGCGCACCACAGCATCGTAACGCCGCTGCTGGAGCATATGAAAACGGCCATCACACAGTTTTTCGGGGACAATCCCGCGGAAAGCCCCGACTACGCCCGCATCATCAACGAAAAGAGGTTCGACCAGCTGACGGCTTATCTTCAGCAGGGGACCATCGAAACGGGCGGCGTTACCGACCGGGCCGGTAAATACATCGCCCCCACCATTCTCACCAACGTTTCATTCGATGCGCCGGTGATGAAAGAAGAGATTTTCGGGCCCGTGCTGCCCCTGATCCCTTACCGGGAAACGGACGAGGCCGTGGCGATGATCGCAAAAAACCCATATCCCCTGTCGCTTTACCTGTTTTCCGGCAGCAGTAAAACCGAAAAAACGTTCATAGAACGCGTGGCATTCGGGGGCGGCTGCATCAACAATACGCTGGTGCATTTTACCAATGCGGAACTCCCTTTCGGCGGCGTGGGCTACAGTGGAATGGGGCGTTATCACGGCCGCTCCAGCTTCGAGGAATTCACGCATATGAAAGGTGTGATGAAAACGGCCACCTGGCTGGATGTGCCGGTGAAATACCCGCCCTTCGGCAACAAGATCAGACTCGCCAAAATGATAATGAAATAA
- a CDS encoding PDZ domain-containing protein: MRRILYILSMGALTTTLALPAAAQEKRSGKLGEYDEIIIKRKGGSEDAKVTIEIKDGEVLADGKKLDEYKNGDVIIQRRRIVPRNGNMGGMPFIFDEDGRDEEQTITLGGNKAVLGVITEKKEAAGATVVEVADGSAAEKAGLKEGDVITAIDDKKISEPQDLYETIGGMKPGDKITVTYKRGGKEAKANTTLNKREESAPRVFSIPQRPGQPFRFREDMPSFRGFSPEGRSGPRLGLSVQDTEEGNGAKVLGVSKGSPAEKAGFQENDLITELDGNTVKNAGEVADAYRAQKEGSTINAKVLRNGKSATLTIKVPKKLNTENL, translated from the coding sequence ATGCGCAGAATATTGTACATCCTCAGCATGGGCGCCCTGACCACCACCCTGGCGCTGCCCGCCGCCGCACAGGAAAAACGCTCCGGCAAACTGGGAGAGTATGATGAGATCATTATCAAAAGAAAAGGCGGCAGTGAAGACGCAAAAGTCACCATTGAAATCAAAGACGGCGAAGTGCTCGCAGACGGTAAAAAGCTCGACGAGTACAAAAACGGCGATGTGATCATCCAGCGCCGCCGCATCGTGCCGCGCAACGGCAATATGGGCGGTATGCCTTTTATTTTCGATGAAGACGGCCGCGATGAGGAACAGACCATCACCCTCGGCGGCAATAAAGCCGTGCTGGGCGTCATCACCGAAAAGAAAGAAGCCGCAGGGGCCACGGTAGTGGAAGTGGCCGATGGCAGCGCCGCTGAAAAAGCCGGCCTGAAGGAAGGCGATGTGATCACGGCGATCGACGATAAAAAGATCAGCGAGCCGCAGGATTTATATGAGACGATCGGCGGAATGAAGCCCGGCGACAAAATAACGGTGACGTACAAACGCGGCGGCAAAGAAGCCAAAGCGAACACCACGCTCAACAAAAGGGAAGAATCCGCTCCCCGGGTGTTCAGCATCCCGCAGCGGCCCGGCCAGCCCTTCCGTTTCCGGGAAGACATGCCCTCCTTCCGGGGCTTTTCACCCGAAGGCAGAAGCGGCCCCCGTCTGGGCTTATCCGTGCAGGACACTGAAGAAGGCAACGGCGCCAAAGTACTCGGCGTCTCCAAGGGTTCCCCCGCCGAAAAAGCGGGTTTCCAGGAAAACGACCTGATCACGGAGCTGGACGGCAATACGGTGAAGAACGCCGGGGAAGTAGCTGATGCCTACCGCGCCCAAAAAGAAGGCAGCACCATCAACGCAAAGGTGCTCCGTAACGGCAAGTCCGCCACGCTCACCATTAAGGTGCCTAAAAAACTGAATACCGAAAATCTGTAA
- the alaS gene encoding alanine--tRNA ligase, giving the protein MTAAEIRQQFLDFFASKGHHIVPSAPIVVKNDPTLLFTNAGMNQFKDIFLGNKPAPYKRVADTQKCLRVSGKHNDLEEVGIDTYHHTMFEMLGNWSFGDYFKEEAIAWSWELLTDVYKLPKDRLYVTVFEGDKAEGLEPDSEAMAFWKKHISEDRILLGNKKDNFWEMGDTGPCGPCSEIHVDCRSEEERASVPGKDLVNNDHPQVIEIWNNVFMQFNRLKDGSLESLPAKHVDTGMGFERLVRVLQGKQSNYDTDVFTPVIRATEKLCGKQYTNSDTGKADIAFRVIADHIRAICFTIADGQLPANNGAGYVIRRILRRAVRYYFSFLDVKKPLLHELVPVLAEQFGNVFPELQQQVDFVKKVVFEEENSFLRTLDSGLGRIEAITGATTSAAKPVIEGKTAFELFDTYGFPIDLTNLIATEKGYAVDMEGFEAEMKKQKDRSRAATELDMGDWTLLDEQPSGIFTGYTELTADAKVLKYRKIKAKGKEQYQLVLDKTPFYAESGGQVGDTGTLTFNGETIAVTDTKKENDLIVHFTDTLPAQIDGVVKAEVDAAKRQGTARHHSATHLLHAALRNVLGTHVAQKGSLVNADYLRFDFSHFAKVTDEELAAIEAMVNEKIRENIPVVIKELPREEALKLGAMALFGEKYGETVRVVTIDPNYSIELCGGTHVGSTGELGLFKFQSEGAVAAGVRRVEAVTGAKAEAFVNEQLQQLKAVKTQLKNPKDAGVAVENLVSEKAALEKQLAALELKQVQMLAASLPAQAVTVNGIQFIGAQVDASSPDMLKQFALAIKDQLAAPYLVVLCANAGGKAQVAIMVSDDLVKNKGLNAQKIVKEQVAPLIKGGGGGQPVLATAGGQDASNLPAVIEKVKGLL; this is encoded by the coding sequence ATGACCGCAGCCGAGATCAGACAACAATTCCTGGATTTTTTTGCTTCCAAAGGCCACCACATCGTGCCTTCGGCCCCCATCGTGGTGAAAAACGACCCTACCCTGCTGTTTACCAACGCGGGCATGAACCAGTTTAAGGACATTTTTCTCGGCAACAAACCGGCTCCCTACAAAAGAGTGGCAGACACGCAGAAATGCCTGCGCGTAAGCGGAAAACACAACGACCTGGAAGAAGTAGGCATCGACACCTACCACCATACCATGTTCGAAATGCTCGGCAACTGGAGCTTCGGTGACTATTTCAAGGAAGAAGCCATCGCCTGGAGCTGGGAACTGCTCACCGACGTGTACAAACTGCCGAAAGACCGGCTGTATGTCACGGTGTTCGAAGGCGATAAGGCGGAAGGCCTGGAGCCGGACAGTGAAGCGATGGCCTTCTGGAAAAAACACATCTCGGAAGACCGTATCCTGCTCGGCAACAAAAAAGACAACTTCTGGGAGATGGGCGATACCGGCCCCTGCGGCCCCTGTTCTGAAATCCATGTGGATTGCCGGAGCGAGGAAGAACGCGCCAGCGTACCGGGGAAAGACCTCGTGAACAACGACCATCCCCAGGTGATCGAAATATGGAACAACGTATTCATGCAGTTCAACCGTCTGAAAGACGGTTCCCTGGAATCCCTGCCCGCTAAACACGTGGATACCGGCATGGGCTTCGAGCGCCTCGTGCGCGTATTGCAGGGCAAACAGAGCAATTACGACACCGACGTGTTCACCCCCGTGATCCGCGCTACGGAAAAACTCTGCGGCAAACAATACACGAATTCCGATACCGGCAAGGCAGACATTGCCTTCCGCGTAATCGCCGACCATATCCGCGCCATCTGCTTCACCATCGCAGACGGGCAGTTGCCCGCCAACAATGGCGCGGGTTACGTGATCCGCCGCATCCTGCGCAGGGCCGTGCGGTACTATTTCTCTTTCCTCGACGTTAAAAAGCCTTTGCTGCACGAGCTGGTGCCCGTACTGGCAGAGCAGTTCGGCAATGTATTCCCCGAACTGCAGCAGCAGGTGGATTTTGTGAAGAAAGTGGTATTCGAAGAAGAAAACAGCTTCCTGCGCACGCTGGACAGTGGACTGGGCAGGATTGAAGCGATAACGGGCGCAACAACCTCGGCCGCAAAACCGGTCATTGAAGGCAAAACCGCTTTTGAGCTGTTCGACACCTATGGCTTCCCCATCGACCTGACCAACCTCATCGCCACTGAAAAAGGCTATGCTGTTGACATGGAAGGTTTTGAGGCCGAAATGAAAAAGCAGAAAGACCGTTCCCGCGCCGCTACCGAACTGGATATGGGCGACTGGACGCTCCTCGACGAGCAGCCCTCCGGTATCTTCACCGGCTACACCGAACTGACGGCCGACGCGAAAGTGCTCAAATACCGCAAGATCAAAGCCAAAGGGAAAGAACAATACCAGCTGGTGCTCGATAAAACGCCCTTCTACGCCGAAAGCGGCGGTCAGGTGGGTGATACCGGCACCCTGACGTTCAACGGTGAAACCATCGCCGTTACCGATACCAAAAAAGAAAACGACCTGATCGTGCACTTCACCGATACCCTGCCGGCGCAAATCGACGGCGTGGTGAAAGCCGAAGTGGACGCAGCCAAAAGGCAGGGCACTGCCCGCCACCACTCCGCCACGCACCTGCTGCACGCGGCGCTGCGCAACGTATTGGGCACGCACGTGGCGCAAAAGGGCTCGCTCGTGAACGCGGACTACCTGCGCTTCGACTTTTCGCATTTCGCCAAAGTGACGGACGAGGAACTGGCCGCCATTGAAGCGATGGTGAATGAAAAAATCAGGGAAAACATTCCCGTGGTGATAAAGGAACTGCCCCGTGAAGAGGCCCTAAAACTGGGCGCCATGGCGTTGTTCGGTGAAAAATACGGTGAAACCGTGCGGGTAGTGACCATCGACCCGAATTATTCCATCGAACTGTGCGGCGGTACCCATGTGGGCAGCACCGGCGAACTGGGACTGTTCAAATTCCAGTCGGAAGGCGCTGTGGCCGCGGGCGTACGCAGGGTGGAAGCCGTTACCGGCGCCAAAGCGGAAGCTTTTGTGAACGAACAGCTCCAGCAGCTGAAAGCCGTGAAAACCCAGCTGAAAAACCCGAAAGACGCCGGCGTGGCGGTGGAAAACCTCGTCAGCGAAAAAGCCGCGCTGGAAAAACAGCTGGCCGCCCTCGAACTGAAACAGGTTCAGATGCTGGCCGCTTCACTGCCCGCCCAGGCTGTGACCGTCAACGGCATCCAGTTCATCGGCGCACAGGTAGACGCTTCCAGCCCCGATATGCTGAAACAGTTTGCCCTCGCCATCAAAGACCAGCTGGCCGCTCCTTACCTGGTAGTGCTGTGCGCCAATGCGGGCGGCAAAGCGCAGGTGGCCATCATGGTGTCTGACGACCTGGTGAAAAACAAGGGCCTCAACGCCCAGAAAATCGTCAAGGAACAGGTGGCCCCGCTCATCAAAGGCGGCGGCGGCGGACAACCCGTACTGGCCACCGCCGGCGGGCAGGACGCCAGCAACCTCCCGGCCGTGATTGAAAAAGTAAAAGGGCTGCTGTAA
- a CDS encoding M23 family metallopeptidase: MKKVKYFYNTQTLKYEKLVVSLRVKILRILGFLSAAIVTGILFLSVAYRFLDSPKEKLLRRDIDNMKEEYDGLKGRMAELKTQIDELQHRDNAIYRVIFEAAPIPDSVRAGKPEKDDELQRKDNKEIIASAEKMLKELTNRVQVQEKSYLQIEDLIKNKQKMLASIPAIQPVSNKDLDRIASGFGYRIDPIYKTMKFHSGLDFTAPSGTPIYATGDGTIEEASLSDVGYGNHVVVNHGYGYKSLYGHMVRMKVKRGQAVKRGDVLGWVGSTGKSTGPHCHYEVSKNGVKVDPVYFFYNDLTPEQFDRMLKIARSGNQSFD, encoded by the coding sequence ATGAAGAAAGTCAAATATTTCTATAATACACAAACGCTCAAGTACGAAAAGCTCGTAGTATCCCTGCGGGTGAAAATTCTCCGGATACTTGGGTTTCTATCAGCCGCAATCGTTACAGGTATCCTGTTCCTGTCGGTTGCCTACCGTTTTCTCGACTCTCCCAAGGAAAAACTGCTCCGCCGCGATATCGACAACATGAAAGAGGAATACGACGGTCTGAAGGGGCGTATGGCGGAACTCAAAACCCAGATCGACGAGCTGCAGCACCGCGATAACGCCATTTACCGGGTGATTTTCGAGGCGGCGCCCATCCCCGACAGTGTGCGTGCCGGCAAGCCGGAGAAAGACGACGAGCTGCAACGGAAAGACAACAAAGAGATCATCGCCAGCGCCGAAAAAATGCTGAAGGAGCTGACCAACCGGGTGCAGGTGCAGGAAAAATCGTATTTGCAGATAGAAGACCTGATCAAGAACAAACAGAAAATGCTGGCTTCCATCCCGGCCATCCAGCCGGTGTCGAATAAAGACCTCGACCGGATCGCGTCCGGCTTCGGGTACCGGATTGACCCGATTTACAAAACGATGAAATTCCACAGCGGGCTCGACTTTACCGCCCCGTCCGGCACGCCGATTTACGCCACGGGCGACGGCACCATCGAGGAAGCCAGCCTGAGCGATGTAGGCTATGGTAACCATGTGGTGGTGAACCACGGGTATGGGTACAAATCCCTGTACGGCCACATGGTGCGCATGAAAGTGAAAAGGGGACAGGCGGTGAAGCGCGGCGACGTGCTCGGCTGGGTAGGCAGCACCGGCAAAAGCACCGGGCCGCATTGCCATTACGAAGTTTCTAAAAACGGGGTAAAAGTAGATCCCGTGTATTTCTTTTATAACGACCTCACCCCCGAACAGTTCGACCGTATGCTGAAAATTGCCCGCTCCGGCAACCAGTCATTCGATTAA
- a CDS encoding MerR family transcriptional regulator — translation MMQQLDLFATEPQTPVPPKAGQPPVTDKDKDAQGAADGQATGAAGVVEFPGKGKKRGRKSLKELAGDPTVIQELEKLTLDKQYYSISEVAGMFRVNTSLVRYWENEFDILQPKKNRKGDRLFRQEDIHNLKLIYHLLRERKYTIEGAKQKLREDKRSASRNFEMVKSLQKVRAFLTELKDQL, via the coding sequence ATGATGCAGCAACTGGATTTATTTGCGACAGAACCGCAAACACCCGTACCGCCCAAAGCGGGCCAGCCGCCTGTAACGGATAAAGATAAGGATGCACAGGGAGCGGCAGACGGCCAGGCGACCGGCGCAGCCGGCGTTGTGGAGTTTCCCGGCAAGGGCAAAAAACGCGGCCGCAAAAGCCTCAAGGAGCTGGCCGGCGATCCGACCGTTATCCAGGAACTGGAAAAACTCACGCTCGACAAACAGTATTATTCCATCAGCGAAGTGGCCGGCATGTTCCGTGTTAATACTTCCCTGGTGCGGTATTGGGAAAATGAGTTCGATATCCTCCAGCCGAAAAAGAACCGGAAAGGAGACCGCCTCTTCCGCCAGGAAGACATTCACAACCTGAAACTGATTTACCATTTGCTGCGCGAGCGCAAATACACGATCGAAGGAGCGAAGCAGAAGCTGCGCGAAGACAAACGGTCGGCCTCACGCAATTTTGAAATGGTGAAGTCGCTGCAGAAAGTAAGAGCATTTTTAACAGAGTTAAAAGATCAATTATAA